Proteins from one Mustela erminea isolate mMusErm1 chromosome 20, mMusErm1.Pri, whole genome shotgun sequence genomic window:
- the LOC116581222 gene encoding 60S ribosomal protein L17-like: MHIRKATKYLKDVTLQKQCVLFRHYSGGVGRCAQAKQWGWTRGRWPKKSAEFLLHMLKNAESNAELKGLDVDSLVIEHIQVNKAPKMWRRTYRAHGRINPYMSSPCHTEMILTEKEQIVPKPEEEVAQKKKISQRKLKKQKLTAQE; the protein is encoded by the coding sequence ATGCATATCCGAAAAGCCACCAAGTATCTGAAAGACGTCACTTTGCAGAAGCAGTGTGTGCTATTCCGTCACTACAGTGGTGGAGTTGGTAGGTGTGCCCAGGCCAAACAGTGGGGCTGGACACGAGGTCGGTGGCCCAAGAAGAGTGCTGAATTTTTACTGCACATGCTTAAAAATGCAGAGAGTAATGCTGAACTTAAGGGTTTAGATGTCGATTCCCTGGTCATTGAGCACATTCAGGTGAACAAAGCCCCCAAGATGTGGCGTAGGACTTACAGGGCTCATGGTCGCATTAACCCGTACATGAGCTCTCCCTGCCACACTGAGATGATCCTTACTGAAAAAGAGCAGATTGTTCCGAAACCAGAAGAGGAGgttgcacagaagaaaaagatatcccagaggaaactgaagaaacaaaaacttacagCCCAAGAGTAA